From Candidatus Hydrogenedentota bacterium, the proteins below share one genomic window:
- the rlmN gene encoding 23S rRNA (adenine(2503)-C(2))-methyltransferase RlmN encodes MTVPAKIALTGYGPGELAHTLEMKPFQGRQVFQWLHKRRIFDFERMTDLSKALRARLAATCVAAQLTPVEMLESPRSGTRKALFRLADGETVETVLIRDGDRTTVCVSSQVGCALKCSFCATGLAGFVRNLSAAEIVEQALHLLAEEDLEGRSPNIVFMGMGEPFRNYDAVLRAIRLLMDKDGLGIGARKITVSTAGEAKEIERFAQEALQVRLSISLHAANDALRDTLVPLNRRYPLARLREAAAAYNRETGRQVTFEWTLFEGVNDTPAHARELLHFADGLKAFVNLIPWNPVAGPHYRPTSKPRAEAFRDLLTAAGLKATLRTEKGQDIDAACGQLRRTHAAAGAQAAQASGPGL; translated from the coding sequence ATGACGGTTCCCGCCAAGATCGCGCTGACCGGCTATGGGCCCGGCGAACTGGCCCACACCCTGGAAATGAAGCCTTTTCAGGGACGACAGGTGTTCCAGTGGCTGCACAAGCGCCGCATTTTCGATTTCGAGCGTATGACCGACCTCTCGAAGGCCCTGCGCGCTCGTTTGGCCGCAACATGCGTTGCAGCGCAACTCACGCCCGTGGAGATGCTGGAATCGCCGCGGTCGGGAACGCGCAAGGCTTTGTTCCGCCTTGCGGACGGCGAGACGGTCGAAACGGTGCTCATTCGCGACGGCGACCGGACCACTGTCTGCGTGTCATCGCAGGTGGGCTGTGCGCTGAAATGCTCCTTCTGCGCTACGGGCCTCGCGGGGTTCGTACGCAATCTTTCCGCGGCCGAGATTGTGGAACAGGCGCTCCATCTTCTGGCTGAGGAAGACCTGGAAGGGCGCTCGCCGAATATCGTGTTCATGGGGATGGGCGAACCTTTCCGCAATTACGACGCCGTCCTGCGCGCCATTCGCCTGCTGATGGACAAAGACGGATTGGGTATTGGCGCGCGCAAGATCACGGTCTCTACCGCAGGCGAGGCAAAGGAGATCGAGCGCTTCGCGCAGGAAGCATTGCAGGTCCGTTTGAGCATATCGCTCCACGCCGCCAATGACGCCCTGCGCGACACGCTCGTGCCGTTGAACCGGCGCTATCCCCTGGCGCGGCTGCGCGAGGCCGCGGCAGCGTATAACCGGGAAACGGGGAGGCAAGTCACGTTCGAGTGGACGCTGTTTGAAGGCGTCAACGATACCCCTGCCCACGCGCGGGAACTGCTCCATTTTGCCGATGGTTTGAAGGCCTTCGTGAATCTGATTCCGTGGAATCCTGTTGCCGGCCCGCACTATCGCCCCACTTCCAAGCCCAGGGCGGAAGCCTTCCGCGATCTCCTGACGGCGGCTGGTCTCAAGGCGACCTTGCGCACCGAGAAGGGACAGGATATCGACGCGGCGTGCGGGCAACTGCGTCGTACGCACGCCGCCGCGGGCGCACAGGCCGCGCAAGCTTCCGGCCCGGGTTTGTGA
- a CDS encoding ketopantoate reductase family protein: MKVAIIGPGAMGCLFAARLTRAGIRTFLVDYQNDRAARLNENGVWIEEEGGVWTTKPEVMTSVPPGVNLVIVMTKAYATGRLRFPPDVPILTLQNGLGNVETLCSMVGSARVLVGVTSEGSTLLGEGRVRHAGVGTTRLGAWTSSDPEPPVAALRKAGFDVEATEAPGQLVWEKVAINAAINPITAILNVPNGTILDIREARQLMRDLVVEAAKVASTEGYRFGQSLIEAAEDVCRATASNISSMLQDVRAGKPTEIDAISGEILRRAQLASLPAPRTRVIYQLVRGLEHH, translated from the coding sequence ATGAAGGTTGCCATTATTGGTCCTGGGGCAATGGGTTGCCTGTTCGCGGCGCGCCTGACGCGGGCGGGCATAAGAACCTTTCTTGTGGATTACCAGAACGACCGCGCGGCGCGCCTGAATGAAAACGGCGTCTGGATCGAAGAGGAGGGGGGCGTCTGGACCACCAAGCCGGAGGTAATGACCTCCGTGCCCCCCGGCGTCAACCTCGTCATCGTCATGACCAAGGCGTACGCAACCGGACGCCTGCGGTTCCCGCCCGACGTGCCCATTCTGACGTTGCAGAACGGCTTGGGCAACGTGGAGACGCTGTGCTCGATGGTGGGCAGCGCCCGGGTGTTGGTGGGCGTCACGTCGGAGGGGTCCACGCTGCTGGGCGAGGGCCGGGTCCGGCACGCGGGCGTCGGCACGACACGGCTTGGCGCATGGACTTCGAGCGATCCCGAACCGCCGGTGGCCGCGCTGCGCAAGGCCGGTTTCGATGTGGAAGCCACGGAAGCGCCCGGCCAGCTGGTGTGGGAGAAGGTGGCGATCAACGCGGCGATCAACCCTATTACCGCAATTCTGAACGTGCCCAACGGCACGATCCTCGACATCAGGGAAGCGCGGCAACTGATGCGCGACCTCGTCGTGGAAGCAGCCAAGGTGGCCTCGACGGAAGGCTACCGGTTCGGCCAGAGTCTTATCGAGGCCGCCGAAGACGTCTGCCGCGCAACAGCCTCGAACATCTCTTCTATGCTCCAGGACGTCCGGGCCGGGAAACCCACCGAGATCGACGCAATCAGCGGCGAAATCCTGCGCCGGGCGCAACTGGCCTCGCTGCCGGCGCCGCGCACCCGCGTGATTTATCAACTCGTTCGCGGCCTCGAGCACCATTGA
- a CDS encoding lysophospholipid acyltransferase family protein, producing the protein MKFPGIQYESPCVFTLRQRIVLAALPPLIAGFYRALARTCRFEFRGRSYLEETEAHGKVILPIWHETLGLGVFAFRNSNYHSMTSYSFDGELATRIINCFGIEAVRGSSSRGGSDALFNLAKALEHVSVGFTLDGPRGPRRRAKPGIAILAARTQTPVVPLAFAVDRCWRLRSWDRFPVPKPFARVLGACGPPIAPPPDDAAATVELARREIEARLNDLHETLERELCGAPVFVPPEPSDESKAPGTA; encoded by the coding sequence TTGAAATTCCCCGGCATCCAATATGAGAGCCCTTGCGTCTTCACGCTCCGGCAACGCATCGTCCTTGCCGCGCTCCCGCCCCTGATCGCCGGCTTCTATCGCGCGCTCGCCCGCACGTGCCGGTTCGAGTTTCGCGGGCGGAGCTATCTCGAAGAAACCGAAGCACACGGCAAGGTCATCCTGCCCATCTGGCACGAAACGCTGGGGCTGGGCGTGTTTGCGTTCCGGAACAGCAACTATCACAGTATGACCAGCTACAGTTTCGACGGCGAACTCGCGACGCGCATCATCAACTGCTTTGGCATTGAGGCAGTGCGCGGTTCGTCCTCGCGAGGCGGTTCCGACGCGTTATTCAACCTCGCCAAGGCGCTGGAACACGTTTCCGTGGGCTTTACGCTCGACGGCCCGCGCGGCCCGCGCCGGCGGGCGAAACCGGGCATTGCGATTCTGGCGGCGCGTACACAGACCCCCGTGGTTCCCCTTGCCTTCGCGGTAGACCGGTGCTGGCGGCTCCGTTCCTGGGACCGCTTTCCCGTGCCAAAGCCGTTCGCGCGCGTGCTGGGCGCTTGCGGCCCGCCGATCGCGCCGCCGCCGGACGACGCCGCGGCGACGGTCGAGCTGGCCCGGAGGGAGATCGAGGCGCGTCTCAATGACCTGCACGAGACGCTCGAACGCGAGCTGTGCGGCGCGCCGGTCTTTGTCCCTCCGGAACCGTCTGATGAAAGCAAGGCTCCCGGGACAGCGTGA
- the rpmB gene encoding 50S ribosomal protein L28 has product MARVCEYSGKKPSVGHRVVRRGKAKREGGIGQNVTGITKRRWKPNLQTVRIVDENGRVRRVKVCARYLKAGKFQKAPRRKYTYTPATDAKS; this is encoded by the coding sequence ATGGCCAGAGTATGTGAATACAGCGGCAAGAAGCCGTCGGTTGGCCACCGCGTCGTACGGCGCGGTAAGGCCAAGCGCGAGGGCGGCATCGGACAGAACGTAACGGGCATCACCAAGCGGCGGTGGAAACCAAACCTGCAGACGGTACGTATCGTCGACGAGAATGGGCGTGTCCGTCGCGTCAAGGTGTGTGCACGGTACTTGAAGGCCGGCAAGTTCCAGAAGGCGCCGCGCCGCAAATACACGTACACCCCCGCCACAGACGCTAAATCCTGA